Proteins from a single region of Thunnus albacares chromosome 14, fThuAlb1.1, whole genome shotgun sequence:
- the myofl gene encoding myoferlin isoform X2: MLRVIVESASGIPKKKLGNPDPITTIIFKGEKKKTKAIDNELNPVWNEVLEFDLKGSTLDASSFIDVVVKDYETIGKHKFIGSAKISLRDLASGNVRSLPSKNVPLINEKQQAVGATIDLLIGYEPPASSTPNLNNQPDGDMSLMDAGGNEEGEEGETEVDRGGQGGSPGAAISPNQPGKPSHKPIRLSRKRHRALANKPQDFQIRVRVIEGRQLPGNNVKPVVKVNVCGQTHRTRIRRGNNPFFDEMFFYNVNMLPSELFDENISLKVYDSFSLRADSLMGEFKLDVGYIYDEPGHAIMRKWLLLSDPDDSSSGARGYLKVSIFVVGTGDDPPTERRAISEEQDDIESNLLVPAGVTMRWATLSLKVYRAEDMPQMDDAFVQTVKQVFGGDGDRKNLVDPYLEVSFAGKKVCTKIIEKNANPEWNQVINLQVKFPSMCERIKLTMYDWDRLTKDDAIGTTFLDLSKLSSSGGEIEDTRAENGNMLSELSTVPSEVGFLPAFGPCYVNLYGSPREFTGLPDPYEDLNFGKGEGVAYRGRVLVELSTQLDGKVDNTVEDISSDDILVTQKYQRRRKYSLCAVFHSACMLQEPGEPIQFEVSIGNYGNKLDSTCKPLASTTQYSFAVFDGNHYYYLPWADTKPVVILTSYWEDISYRLDFVNILLCITERLESHLTSLKTAIVAKVPETRLAEIWLKLINHMIEDLNSLQLPALEGQTNVTALDLQIKNLRAAALDSLRQTASRMKEEATDVKATVGDIEDWLDKIKQLAVEPQNSMPDVIIWMLRGEKRVAFARVPANQILYSTFSEQACGKHCGQTQTIFMQYPMDKNKGVRIPVQLRVNMWLGLSAHEKKFNSFSEGNFSVYAEMYENQAQVFGKWGTTGLVGRHKFSNVTGKVKLKQERFLPPRGWEWDDDWFVDPERCLLTEADAGHTEFTDEVFQNETRFPGGEWKPAAEPYTDVNGEKTQSPGDFECPSGWAWEDDWSFDSNRAVDEKGWEYGVTIPPDDKPKSWVAAEKMYHIHRRKRLIRPRKKISDKVAPVERREPGEGWEYASLIGWKFHRKERTSDTFRRRRWRRKMVPSDCIGASAIFRLEGALGVDVDEKASKTDTAKRFGANTPTVSCHFNRSYIYHLRVYVYQGRNLCAMDKDSFSDPYAHVSFLHLSKTTEIIRATLNPTWDQTLIFEDIEIYGDPQTIARNPPDVVLELYDSDQVGKDEPMGRCTCPPVVKLNPSVAVSPRLLWFPVTKKGRNAGEVLLAAELLLKDKVNEGDLPLVPPRRGENLYMVPQGIRPVVQLTAIEVLTWGLRNMKTYQLATVSSPSLIVECGGEIVQTAVIKNFKKNPNFPGSVLQLKVLLPKEEMYTPPIVLKVIDHRPFGRKPVVGQCTIDCLEEFRCDPYRINSEVCMSARVAMIAAAQGDVVIDIEGRPIMTTEARAEKEEEAVDWWSKFYASVGQQEKCGPYLKKGYDTLQVFNSELEEVEQFQGLTDFCSTFKLQRGKTEDEEDDPSVVGEFKGSFKIYPLPDDPGVPAPPRQFRELPESGPQECLVRLYVVRCIDLQPKDTNGMCDPYIKITLGRKTVDDRDNYKPNTLHPEFGRMFELSCFLPQDKDLKISVYDYDLLSRDEKVGETIIDLENRLLSRFRSCCGLPQTYCVSGINQWRDQLMPSQILQNMARVRGIPPPRIEGDGSSLSFSGKQYNLQDFEANTVIHSHLGPARERLALHVLRNQGLVPEHVETRTLQSSHQPNLSQGRIQMWVDIFPKNLGMPGPPCVITPRKAKKYFLRAIVWNTTDVILDETSITGENMSDIYVKGWMPGMEEDKQKTDVHYRSLDGDGNFNWRFIFGFDYLPAEQLCVVSRKEHFWNLDKTEFRIPPKLIVQIWDNDKFSLDDYLGSVELDLLNLIPPAKTPEKCNLKMLPGMAGSVSSKKPQPNSLFSQKSVRGWWPCAIEQDGKHVLGGKVEMTLEIVEEKEMEERPAGKGRDEPNMNPRLEPPNRPDTSFFWFTNPCKTMKFIVWRRFKWIFIGVIILLLVLLFLGILLYSLPNYISMKIVKPFS; this comes from the exons ATGCTGCGGGTCATTGTTGAGTCCGCTAGTGGGATCCCCAAAAAGAAACTTGGAAACCCTGATCCAATAACTACTATTATCTTCAAAG gtgaaaagaagaaaaccaAAGCAATTGACAATGAATTGAACCCTGTATGGAATGAA GTGCTTGAATTTGACCTGAAAGGTTCTACCTTGGATGCATCCTCATTCATCGATGTGGTGGTGAAAGACTATGAAACAATCGGCAAACACAA GTTCATAGGCTCAGCAAAGATCTCTCTTAGAGACTTGGCCAGTGGTAACGTGAGGTCCCTCCCATCCAAGAATGTGCCCTTgattaatgaaaaacaacaggCCGTTGGG GCAACCATTGATTTGCTCATTGGGTATGAGCCACCTGCCAGCAGCACTCCAAACTTAAATAATCAACCTGATGGAGACATGTCTCTGATGGATGCTG GAGGCAatgaggagggggaggagggggagacagaAGTGGACAGAGGGGGTCAGGGTGGAAGTCCAGGAGCTGCCATCTCACCAAACCAGCCTGGGAAACCTAGCCACAAGCCAATCCGTCTCAGTCGTAAGAGGCATAGAGCTCTGGCCAATAAACCCCAGGACTTCCAG ATTCGCGTTCGAGTTATCGAGGGTCGACAACTGCCTGGCAACAACGTCAAACCGGTGGTGAAGGTGAATGTTTGTGGACAGACCCACAGGACTAGAATCAGAAGAGGAAATAACCCCTTCTTTGACGAG ATGTTTTTCTACAACGTTAACATGCTCCCCTCAGAGCTGTTTGATGAGAACATTAGTCTTAAG GTTTATGACTCCTTCTCCCTCAGAGCTGACAGTCTAATGGGAGAGTTCAAG CTGGATGTTGGCTACATCTATGATGAACCTG GTCATGCCATAATGAGGAAGTGGCTCCTGCTGAGTGATCCTGATGACTCCAGCTCAGGGGCCCGAGGTTACCTTAAAGTCAGCATATTTGTTGTGGGGACTGGGGATGACCCACCG ACTGAAAGGAGAGCGATAAGTGAGGAGCAGGACGACATAGAGAGCAACCTTTTGGTGCCAGCTGGTGTCACAATGCGATGGGCCACACTCAGCCTCAAAGTCTACCGTGCAGAGGATATGCCACAAA TGGATGATGCCTTTGTTCAGACAGTGAAACAAGTCTTTGGAGGGGATGGAGATAGGAAAAACTTGGTGGATCCATATTTGGAAGTCAGCTTTGCTGGGAAAAAG gtGTGCACTAAAATCATTGAGAAGAATGCTAATCCAGAGTGGAATCAAGTCATCAACCTCCAAGTCAAG TTCCCTTCCATGTGTGAACGCATCAAGTTGACTATGTATGACTG GGATCGTCTAACCAAGGATGATGCCATAGGAACGACTTTTTTAGATCTGAGCAAACTGTCCTCCTCTGGGGGAGAGATTGAAG ACACACGGGCTGAAAATGGCAACATGCTATCTGAAT tgAGCACTGTACCGTCTGAGGTTGGTTTTCTCCCAGCGTTTGGGCCATGCTACGTCAACCTGTATGGCAGCCCAAGAGAATTTACTGGCCTCCCTGACCCATACGAGGATCTCAACTTTGGCAAG GGTGAAGGGGTCGCCTACAGGGGGAGGGTCCTTGTTGAGCTGTCGACTCAGCTGGATGGGAAGGTTGACAATACCGTAGAAGACATCTCCAGTGATGACATCCTGGTGACACAG AAATACCAGCGAAGGAGGAAGTACTCTCTCTGCGCTGTGTTCCACAGTGCATGCATGCTCCAAGAGCCAGGCGAGCCAATCCAGTTCGAGGTTAGCATTGGTAACTATGGTAACAAGCTGGACTCCACCTGCAAGCCCCTGGCGTCCACCACCCAGTACAGTTTTGCTGTGTTTGATG GTAATCACTACTATTACCTGCCCTGGGCTGACACGAAGCCTGTAGTTATTCTAACTTCATACTGGGAGGATATCAGCTACCGTCTGGACTTTGTCAACATTCTCCTCTGCATCACTGAGAGACTG GAGTCCCACCTCACCTCTTTAAAAACAGCCATCGTAGCTAAGGTGCCTGAGACACGTTTGGCAGAGATTTGGCTCAAACTTATCAACCACATGATTGAGGATCTTAACAG TTTACAGCTTCCAGCGCTGGAGGGCCAGACCAACGTGACTGCACTTGATCTCCAAATAAAAAACTTGCGTGCTGCTGCTCTGGATAGTCTCAGACAGACGGCCAGTCGCATGAAGGAAGAGGCCACAGATGTCAAAGCTACTGTTGGTGACATTGAAGACTGGTTGGACAAAATCAAACAGTTGGCAGTGGAG CCTCAGAACAGCATGCCAGATGTGATCATCTGGATGCTGAGAGGAGAGAAGCGTGTGGCTTTTGCTCGAGTCCCAGCAAACCAGATTCTGTACTCCACCTTCAGTGAACAAGCATGTGGCAAACACTGCGGACAGACTCAGACCATCTTCATGCAG TACCCAATGGACAAAAACAAAGGTGTGAGGATCCCTGTTCAGCTGCGGGTCAACATGTGGCTCGGTCTCTCTGCCCATGAGAAGAAGTTCAACAGCTTCTCAGAGGGAAACTTCAGTGTATATGCTGAAATG TACGAGAACCAGGCCCAGGTGTTTGGGAAGTGGGGAACCACTGGCCTGGTTGGGCGCCATAAGTTCTCCAATGTGACTGGAaaagtgaaactcaaacaaGAACGCTTTCTGCCACCGCGTGGATGGGAATGGGATGACGACTGGTTTGTGGACCCTGAGCGATG CCTGTTGACAGAAGCAGATGCGGGCCATACAGAGTTCACAGATGAAGTCTTTCAGAACGAAACACGTTTCCCTGGTGGGGAGTGGAAGCCTGCTGCAGAGCCCTACACAGACGTG AATGGAGAAAAGACTCAGAGCCCAGGGGACTTTGAGTGTCCATCTGGATGGGCCTGGGAGGATGACTGGAGTTTTGACAGCAACAGAGCTGTAGATGAGAAAG GTTGGGAATATGGGGTTACCATTCCTCCGGATGATAAACCCAAATCCTGGGTTGCAGCAGAGAAGATGTACCATATCCATCGCAGGAAGAGGCTCATAAGACCGAGGAAGAAGATATCTGATAAAGTGGCTCCTGTTGAG AGGCGAGAACCAGGGGAAGGCTGGGAATACGCTTCCCTGATTGGCTGGAAGTTCCACAGGAAGGAACGCACCTCTGACACATTCCGCCGCCGCCGCTGGAGAAGAAAGATGGTTCCATCAGACTGCATCGGGGCCTCAGCCATCTTCAGACTGGAGGGGGCATTA GGGGTTGATGTGGACGAGAAAGCCAGTAAAACAGATACGGCCAAGCGATTTGGTGCCAACACACCCACTGTTTCCTGCCACTTTAACC GGTCTTACATTTACCATCTGAGAGTGTACGTGTATCAGGGGAGGAATCTCTGTGCCATGGACAAAGACAGCTTCTCAG ATCCTTATGCCCATGTGTCCTTCCTGCACCTGAGTAAGACCACGGAAATCATAAGGGCCACTCTGAACCCCACGTGGGATCAGACTCTAATCTTTGAGGACATTGAAATCTATGGAGACCCGCAAACCATTGCCCGCAACCCACCTGATGTAGTTTTGGAGCTGTATGACAGCGATCAAGTG GGTAAAGATGAGCCCATGGGTCGCTGTACATGCCCCCCAGTAGTGAAACTGAACCCCAGTGTGGCTGTCAGCCCAAGGCTGCTGTGGTTCCCAGTCACCAAAAAGGGACGCAATGCTGGAGAAGTACTGCTGGCTGCTGAGCTTCTACTGAAGGACAAG GTGAATGAGGGAGATCTGCCCCTGGTCCCTCCTCGGCGGGGGGAGAATCTCTACATGGTTCCCCAGGGAATCAGGCCTGTAGTGCAGCTCACTGCGATTGAG GTCTTGACTTGGGGCTTGAGGAACATGAAGACCTACCAGTTGGCCACAGTTTCCTCTCCCAGTTTGATAGTGGAATGTGGTGGTGAGATTGTTCAAACAGCTGTCATCAAGAACTTCAAAAAGAACCCCAACTTCCCAGGATCTGTGCTGCAACTCAAAGTG CTTCTTCCCAAAGAGGAGATGTACACCCCTCCCATCGTCCTGAAGGTAATCGACCACCGACCTTTCGGTAGGAAACCTGTAGTAGGTCAGTGCACCATTGACTGCCTGGAGGAGTTCCGTTGTGACCCGTATCGCATTAACAGTGAAGTCTGCATGTCTGCTAGAG TGGCAATGATAGCAGCTGCACAGGGAGATGTTGTCATAGACATTGAGGGGAGACCAATCATGACAACTGAG GCTCGAGCTGAAAAG GAAGAGGAGGCAGTAGACTGGTGGAGTAAGTTCTATGCCTCTGTTGGACAGCAGGAGAAGTGTGGGCCTTACCTGAAAAAGGGATATGACACATTACAG gtatttaacagtGAACTAGAAGAGGTTGAGCAATTCCAGGGTCTCACTGATTTCTGCAGCACTTTCAAACTCCAGCGAGGAAAGACtgaagatgaggaagatgatCCCTCGGTGGTGGGAGAGTTCAAG GGCTCGTTCAAGATTTACCCACTGCCTGATGACCCAGGGGTGCCAGCTCCACCCCGCCAGTTCAGAGAGCTTCCTGAGAGCGGACCTCAGGAGTGTCTGGTCAGACTTTATGTGGTGCGCTGTATTGACCTGCAGCCTAAGGATACAAATGGCATG TGTGACCCATACATTAAGATTACATTGGGAAGGAAAACAGTGGATGACAGAGATAACTACAAACCAAACACTCTCCATCCAGAGTTTGGGAG GATGTTTGAGCTGTCCTGCTTCCTGCCTCAAGACAAGGATCTGAAGATTTCTGTGTATGACTATGACTTACTGAGCAGAGATGAAAAAGTCGGTGAGACAATCATCGATTTGGAGAACAGACTTCTGTCCCGTTTCAGGTCCTGCTGCGGACTGCCGCAAACGTACTGCGT CTCAGGGATTAATCAATGGAGAGACCAGCTGATGCCCTCTCAAATCCTCCAGAATATGGCCAGGGTGAGAGGTATCCCTCCTCCACGCATAGAAGGAGACGGCAGCTCACTGTCTTTCTCAGGAAAACAATACAACTTGCAAGATTTTG AGGCAAACACTGTGATCCACTCACACTTGGGCCCAGCCAGAGAGAGACTGGCCCTGCATGTCCTCAGAAACCAGGGCTTGGTACCAGAGCATGTTGAGACCAGAACCCTGCAAAGCTCCCACCAACCCAACTTGTCCCAG GGACGAATTCAAATGTGGGTGGACATCTTCCCCAAGAATCTTGGTATGCCAGGGCCTCCATGTGTTATCACCCCACGCAAAGCCAAGAA GTACTTCTTGCGAGCCATTGTTTGGAACACAACTGATGTCATTTTGGACGAAACAAGCATCACTGGAGAAAACATGAGTGACATCTATGTCAAAGG GTGGATGCCAGGTATGGAGGAGGACAAGCAGAAAACTGATGTTCATTACAGGTCCCTGGACGGTGATGGAAATTTCAACTGGAGGTTCATCTTTGGGTTTGACTACTTGCCTGCAGAACAGCTGTGTGTTGTCTCAAGGAAA GAACACTTTTGGAATCTGGACAAAACTGAATTTCGGATTCCTCCCAAGTTGATCGTCCAGATATGGGACAATGACAAATTCTCGCTGGATGACTACTTAG GCTCAGTCGAGCTGGACCTTCTCAATCTGATCCCTCCTGCTAAGACCCCAGAAAAGTGCAACCTGAAGATGTTGCCAGGAATGGCAGGCTCAGTCTCCTCCAAGAAACCACAGCCCAACTCCCTCTTCTCCCAGAAGTCTGTACGAGGCTGGTGGCCATGTGCAATCGAGCAGGATGGGAAACACGTGCTTGGT GGGAAAGTAGAGATGACCCTGGAAAtagtggaggagaaggagatgGAAGAGAGACCAGCTGGGAAAGGCAGAGATGAGCCCAACATGAATCCCAGACTGGAGCCACCAAA CCGTCCTGACACATCATTCTTCTGGTTTACAAACCCTTGCAAGACCATGAAGTTCATAGTTTGGCGCAGATTCAAATGGATTTTCATCGGGGTGATTATTCTTCTGCTGGTCCTCTTGTTCCTTGGGATCCTGCTCTACTCTCTACCT AACTACATCTCAATGAAGATTGTGAAGCCTTTCTCCTAA